In one window of Oncorhynchus gorbuscha isolate QuinsamMale2020 ecotype Even-year linkage group LG23, OgorEven_v1.0, whole genome shotgun sequence DNA:
- the LOC124010363 gene encoding N-acetyllactosaminide beta-1,3-N-acetylglucosaminyltransferase 2-like: MPSREYNYHLDTNNTNNKNDLRFSFPTLSAGFSEIGNLTSQMEDFPELPLQMQMFVRSMHFRDYPVLIEPAKLCGRGPRKGQGPLLVLAIKTKDLNFENRQAIRQTWGRAGWVAGATGNGGVVRRVFLLGKNHAEPRVDVSELLQLESRQYRDILQWDFHDSFYNLTLKDVLLWDWLSTRCTTARFVFKGDDDVLLRTPALLDYLREQTILSGAPGSEFMKGFMVGDVIGAASPNRVNTTKYFIPASFYNGLYPPYGGGGGVVYSGELALRLNRISRRVHLYPIDDVYVGMCLHRLGVHPIHHPAFLTFDFPKKEGEERCAYHTILLVHKRSPAQVMKLWSEIMRNQTECNSTILRTEKENKNTFLIDPFSVKDNKGQELLTDPWGSSENSAL, from the coding sequence ATGCCCAGCAGAGAGTACAATTACCATCTTGATaccaataataccaataataaaaACGATTTGCGGTTTTCCTTCCCCACCTTGAgtgcagggttctctgagattgGGAACTTGACGTCTCAAATGGAGGATTTCCCAGAGCTGCCCCTGCAGATGCAGATGTTTGTGCGCTCCATGCACTTCAGGGACTACCCTGTCCTCATTGAGCCTGCTAAACTGTGTGGGCGTGGGCCAAGGAAGGGACAGGGGCCTCTCCTAGTGCTGGCCATTAAGACCAAGGATCTGAACTTTGAGAACCGTCAAGCCATCCGGCAGACATGGGGCCGGGCGGGATGGGTGGCAGGGGCGACAGGGAACGGCGGTGTGGTGAGGAGGGTCTTCCTCCTGGGGAAGAACCACGCAGAGCCCCGAGTAGACGTCAGCGAGCTGCTGCAGCTGGAGAGCCGCCAGTACAGGGACATCCTCCAGTGGGACTTCCACGACTCCTTCTATAACCTCACCCTGAAGGACGTGCTGCTGTGGGACTGGCTCTCCACCCGCTGCACCACGGCACGCTTCGTCTTTAAAGGGGACGACGACGTCCTGTTGCGGACCCCTGCTCTCTTAGACTACCTCCGGGAGCAGACGATCCTGTCAGGTGCGCCTGGGTCAGAGTTTATGAAGGGATTCATGGTAGGGGATGTGATAGGAGCAGCCAGCCCCAACAGAGTCAACACTACCAAGTACTTTATTCCTGCTAGTTTCTATAATGGTCTGTACCCTCCGTATGGGGGTGGCGGAGGGGTGGTGTACTCAGGGGAGCTGGCCCTGAGGCTCAACCGTATTTCCCGGAGAGTTCACCTGTACCCCATTGATGATGTCTACGTGGGCATGTGCCTCCACAGGCTCGGGGTCCACCCCATCCACCACCCCGCCTTCCTCACCTTCGACTTCCccaagaaagagggggaagagcgGTGTGCGTACCACACTATCTTACTGGTACACAAACGCAGCCCTGCTCAGGTGATGAAGCTGTGGTCGGAGATAATGAGGAACCAGACAGAGTGCAACAGCACCATCCTGAGAACTGAGAAGGAGAACAAGAATACATTTCTGATAGATCCCTTTAGTGTGAAAGACAACAAGGGACAGGAACTTCTGACGGATCCATGGGGTAGTTCTGAAAATTCAGCTCTATAG